The following coding sequences are from one Leptolyngbya sp. NIES-3755 window:
- a CDS encoding adenylosuccinate synthetase (similar to AA sequence:cyanobase_aa:LBDG_04070), whose product MANVVVIGAQWGDEGKGKITDLLSKSADVVVRYQGGVNAGHTVVVKDQTFKLHLIPSGILYPETECIIGCGTVIDPKVLLQELDQLEALGISSENLLISETAHVTMPYHRLIDKAAEEQRGNHKIGTTGRGIGPTYADKSERTGVRVIDLMNPEGFREQLEWTIAQKNVILEKLYNLPPLDADQVFEEYMGYADRLRPHVVDSSLKIYDAIRRKRNVLFEGAQGTLLDLDHGTYPYVTSSNPVSGGACVGTGIGPTVIDRVIGVAKAYTTRVGEGPFPTELHEEMGALLCDRGAEFGTTTGRQRRCGWFDAVIGRYAVRINGLDCLAITKLDVLDAMDEIKVCVAYEIDGQRCEDFPSNSRLFAQCKPIYETMPGWKRSTEECRSLDDLPAEALDYLKFLAELMDVPIAIVSLGAKRDQTIIVEDPIHGPKRALLYTNETPQPANV is encoded by the coding sequence TTGGCTAACGTAGTTGTTATAGGTGCCCAGTGGGGCGATGAAGGTAAAGGCAAAATCACTGATTTGCTCAGCAAGTCGGCGGATGTCGTGGTTCGCTATCAAGGCGGTGTCAACGCTGGGCACACGGTAGTTGTCAAGGATCAAACCTTTAAGCTCCATTTAATTCCGTCCGGAATTCTGTATCCCGAAACCGAGTGTATTATCGGTTGCGGAACTGTGATCGATCCAAAAGTATTGCTCCAGGAATTGGATCAGCTTGAAGCGCTTGGTATTTCGAGTGAGAATTTATTGATCTCGGAAACGGCTCATGTGACGATGCCGTATCACCGTTTGATTGATAAAGCCGCAGAAGAACAACGCGGCAATCACAAGATCGGGACAACCGGGCGTGGAATTGGTCCTACTTACGCGGATAAGTCAGAACGGACGGGAGTTCGAGTCATCGACTTGATGAATCCAGAAGGATTCCGCGAACAGTTGGAATGGACGATCGCACAAAAGAATGTGATTCTCGAAAAGCTCTACAATCTGCCGCCGTTGGATGCGGATCAAGTGTTCGAGGAATACATGGGCTATGCCGATCGCTTACGTCCCCATGTTGTGGATAGTTCGCTGAAAATTTACGATGCGATTCGCCGCAAGCGGAATGTCCTGTTTGAAGGTGCACAAGGGACGTTACTCGATTTGGATCATGGAACTTATCCGTATGTAACTTCCTCGAATCCGGTGTCTGGTGGCGCTTGCGTGGGAACGGGAATTGGTCCAACGGTAATCGATCGAGTCATCGGAGTTGCGAAAGCGTATACGACTCGTGTGGGAGAAGGACCGTTTCCAACTGAGTTACACGAAGAAATGGGCGCGTTGTTGTGCGATCGTGGAGCCGAATTTGGAACCACTACGGGACGGCAGCGGCGCTGTGGCTGGTTTGATGCAGTGATTGGACGGTACGCCGTTCGCATCAATGGTCTGGATTGTCTGGCGATTACGAAGCTGGATGTCTTAGACGCAATGGACGAAATCAAAGTATGTGTTGCCTACGAAATCGATGGGCAGCGCTGCGAAGATTTTCCCAGTAATTCGCGCTTGTTTGCTCAATGCAAGCCGATTTATGAAACGATGCCGGGATGGAAGCGATCCACTGAAGAGTGTCGATCGCTCGACGATTTGCCAGCCGAAGCGCTTGATTATCTCAAGTTTTTGGCAGAATTAATGGACGTGCCGATCGCGATTGTTTCTTTAGGTGCAAAACGCGATCAAACCATTATTGTCGAAGATCCCATTCATGGTCCGAAACGGGCGCTGTTGTACACCAACGAAACGCCCCAACCCGCTAACGTTTAG
- a CDS encoding 50S ribosomal protein L25 (similar to AA sequence:cyanobase_aa:LBDG_04080) has product MPFSIEAQKRPEGSKPNALRRDGKIPATLYGHNGAESIHLVVDAKQAGFLVRDAAPNKSVVEVNIPELSWNGKTVMREVQTHPWKGSLYHISFFAQKD; this is encoded by the coding sequence ATGCCGTTCTCGATCGAAGCTCAAAAACGTCCTGAAGGAAGTAAGCCGAATGCGCTCCGTCGCGATGGCAAAATTCCTGCAACTCTGTACGGTCACAATGGGGCTGAGTCCATTCATCTTGTCGTAGATGCGAAACAAGCTGGATTCTTAGTCCGTGATGCTGCTCCGAATAAGTCAGTTGTTGAAGTCAATATTCCGGAGTTGTCCTGGAATGGAAAGACTGTGATGCGTGAAGTTCAGACTCATCCTTGGAAGGGTTCGCTGTATCACATCAGCTTCTTTGCTCAAAAAGACTAG
- a CDS encoding hypothetical protein (similar to AA sequence:cyanobase_aa:LBDG_04090) has protein sequence MTNTTLPPIVEALLDPAVYNHPVQGSIELIQTHVSYVFLTGDYVYKLKKPVNFGFLDYSTLEKRKFYCEEELRLNQRGAAELYLGILPIAQEGDKFVLGGTGEIVDYVVKMEQFPQDTLLSAMYDRGELTEQHLIDLAKVLAAFHKSAPTNDYILSFGEVSQIRQAIDENYDQTIGYIGVAQTQEQFDQTKAYTDKLFAESESLFKSRVEQRFIRECHGDVHLRNICFWNNKILLFDCIEFNEPFRFVDTMFDIAYIIMDFDARNRPDLSNLFLNAYLEQSGDWEGLQVLPLYNSRQSYVRAKVTSFLLSDPSVPEAVKEESKETASRYYRLSYEYTKPKQGKIILMSGLSGSGKSTIASKLARESGAIQIRSDAVRKHLGGIALDEKGDQSLYSAEMTEKTYDRLLSLGVTLASQGYTVILDAKYDRQSLRASVIEQAQAQGIEIGILYCEASEDVLRDRIAQRQGDISDANLEVLANQSFEAFTEIEQPLVKTVS, from the coding sequence ATGACGAATACGACTCTTCCCCCGATCGTTGAAGCACTTCTCGATCCGGCAGTGTATAATCATCCGGTTCAAGGCTCGATCGAGCTAATTCAAACGCACGTTTCCTATGTTTTTCTCACGGGGGACTATGTTTATAAGCTGAAAAAGCCCGTGAATTTTGGCTTCCTGGACTATTCGACATTAGAAAAGCGCAAGTTTTACTGCGAGGAAGAACTGCGGCTGAATCAACGGGGCGCGGCTGAATTGTATTTGGGAATTTTGCCGATCGCACAAGAAGGCGATAAATTCGTTCTGGGTGGAACGGGTGAGATTGTCGATTATGTGGTGAAAATGGAGCAGTTCCCACAGGATACGTTGCTGAGTGCAATGTACGATCGAGGTGAACTGACAGAACAGCATTTAATCGATTTGGCGAAAGTGCTGGCAGCATTCCACAAATCAGCACCCACCAATGATTACATTCTTAGTTTTGGGGAAGTGTCGCAGATTCGACAAGCGATCGACGAAAACTATGATCAAACGATCGGATATATTGGCGTTGCTCAAACTCAAGAACAATTTGATCAAACGAAAGCTTACACCGATAAGCTCTTTGCTGAAAGTGAATCGTTGTTCAAGAGCCGAGTCGAGCAGCGATTCATTCGAGAATGCCATGGTGATGTTCACTTGAGAAACATCTGTTTCTGGAACAATAAGATTTTACTGTTCGATTGCATCGAGTTTAATGAGCCTTTCCGCTTTGTCGATACAATGTTCGATATTGCTTACATCATCATGGATTTCGATGCTCGGAACCGTCCTGATCTGAGCAATCTATTTTTGAATGCGTATCTGGAACAATCTGGAGACTGGGAAGGGTTACAAGTTCTGCCACTCTACAATAGTCGCCAATCGTATGTTCGAGCAAAGGTAACATCATTCTTGCTCAGTGATCCGAGTGTTCCGGAGGCAGTGAAAGAAGAGTCCAAAGAAACTGCAAGCCGTTACTATCGATTGTCCTATGAATATACCAAGCCGAAACAAGGCAAGATTATTTTGATGTCGGGACTATCGGGATCTGGAAAGAGTACGATCGCTTCAAAACTTGCTCGTGAATCGGGAGCAATTCAAATTCGTTCTGATGCAGTTCGGAAGCATTTAGGCGGAATTGCATTGGATGAGAAGGGCGATCAGTCGTTGTACAGTGCGGAGATGACAGAGAAAACATACGATCGATTACTCAGTCTCGGCGTTACTTTGGCATCTCAAGGATATACCGTGATTTTGGATGCGAAATACGATCGACAATCTCTTCGTGCTTCAGTAATTGAGCAAGCACAGGCACAGGGAATTGAGATCGGGATTCTATACTGTGAAGCTTCAGAAGATGTATTGCGCGATCGCATTGCTCAACGTCAAGGCGACATCTCAGATGCCAATCTTGAGGTCTTAGCAAATCAATCCTTTGAAGCATTCACAGAGATTGAGCAGCCCTTAGTGAAAACAGTTAGCTAG
- a CDS encoding response regulator receiver domain protein (similar to AA sequence:cyanobase_aa:Ava_1626) gives MNLQGSVPRSQCYPAQSPSKAMAVIVPSQSVLLIDDDASIREIVQACLSDLAGWKVKTVASAQEALNWLSSELPDVILLDIVMPGMDAVTFLQRLRASHLTQAIPVILLTVQARWYSPQQLQQLSVIDAIAKPFDPVMLSGQIAQALERSH, from the coding sequence ATGAATTTGCAGGGTAGTGTTCCACGATCGCAATGCTACCCTGCTCAATCACCGAGTAAAGCAATGGCGGTTATCGTTCCCAGTCAATCTGTGCTACTGATTGACGATGACGCAAGTATTCGAGAAATTGTGCAGGCTTGCTTAAGTGATCTCGCGGGTTGGAAGGTTAAAACAGTTGCCTCTGCTCAAGAAGCATTGAATTGGTTAAGTTCAGAGCTACCGGATGTGATTTTACTGGACATTGTGATGCCTGGTATGGATGCCGTCACCTTTCTACAGCGCTTACGAGCCTCCCATCTGACTCAAGCGATTCCAGTCATTCTATTAACAGTGCAAGCTCGCTGGTATTCACCTCAGCAACTCCAGCAACTGAGTGTGATCGATGCGATCGCGAAACCGTTCGATCCGGTGATGCTGTCGGGTCAAATTGCTCAAGCGCTTGAGCGATCGCATTAA
- a CDS encoding MIP family channel protein (similar to AA sequence:cyanobase_aa:LBDG_24760), producing the protein MPLIKRCIAEFLGTFWLVFGGCGSAVLAAAFTADAARVGDNTLFPLGIGLVGVSLAFGLTVLTMAFAVGGVSGGHFNPAVSFGLFVAKRFRGGTDLLAYIVSQVLGGIAAAGTLYIIASGKPGFSLTGSNPLATNGFGAHSPGGYSLGACFLAEVLLTFFFLMVILGSTDRRAAGSFAPIPIGFALTLIHLISIPITNTSVNPARSLGPAVFVGGELLGQVWLFWVAPILGAVIAGYVYYALFGESPVSEPERMRETV; encoded by the coding sequence ATGCCTCTGATAAAACGTTGTATCGCCGAATTTCTCGGAACCTTCTGGTTGGTCTTTGGCGGGTGTGGTAGTGCAGTATTAGCCGCAGCTTTTACCGCAGATGCGGCAAGAGTCGGCGATAACACCCTGTTCCCGCTGGGAATTGGGTTGGTTGGGGTGTCACTTGCGTTTGGTTTGACCGTGTTAACGATGGCGTTTGCGGTCGGTGGCGTTTCCGGTGGACACTTCAATCCCGCCGTGTCATTTGGATTGTTTGTAGCAAAACGATTTCGGGGTGGCACAGATCTACTCGCTTACATCGTGTCGCAAGTGTTAGGTGGAATTGCAGCCGCAGGAACACTGTATATCATTGCATCCGGTAAACCTGGATTTAGCTTAACCGGATCAAACCCGTTAGCGACGAATGGATTTGGCGCACATTCTCCTGGCGGCTATTCGTTGGGCGCGTGTTTCCTCGCGGAAGTACTGTTAACGTTCTTCTTTTTGATGGTGATTCTAGGTTCAACCGATCGACGTGCAGCAGGTTCGTTTGCACCGATCCCGATCGGGTTTGCGCTGACTTTGATTCACTTGATCAGCATTCCGATTACGAATACTTCTGTGAATCCAGCCCGTAGCTTAGGTCCGGCGGTGTTCGTGGGGGGTGAACTGTTGGGACAAGTTTGGTTGTTCTGGGTTGCTCCCATTTTAGGAGCGGTGATTGCTGGATATGTCTACTACGCGCTGTTTGGTGAATCCCCTGTGAGCGAACCCGAACGGATGCGAGAAACGGTGTAG
- a CDS encoding response regulator receiver domain protein (similar to AA sequence:cyanobase_aa:Ava_1627), which yields MAKRILVIDDEDSIRELACACLEDLGDWETVAAASGQEGISLAQTEAIDAILLDVSMPDMDGFECYELLKPLAIPIIVLTAKVLPEDRSRFAQLAIVGVITKPFQPALLCTQIAQLLNWEV from the coding sequence ATGGCGAAGCGAATTTTAGTGATTGATGATGAAGACAGCATTCGAGAACTCGCTTGTGCTTGCCTAGAGGATTTGGGCGACTGGGAAACGGTTGCAGCGGCATCCGGTCAAGAAGGGATCTCACTCGCACAAACTGAAGCGATCGATGCCATTCTCTTAGATGTGTCGATGCCCGATATGGACGGCTTTGAATGCTATGAATTGCTCAAACCACTGGCGATCCCGATCATTGTCCTGACTGCCAAAGTGCTACCCGAAGATCGATCGCGATTTGCACAATTAGCGATCGTCGGTGTGATTACCAAACCGTTCCAGCCTGCTCTCCTTTGCACCCAGATCGCCCAACTGCTGAACTGGGAGGTTTAG
- a CDS encoding multi-sensor signal transduction histidine kinase (similar to AA sequence:cyanobase_aa:Ava_1628), producing MMLFDRLRGKKHHSPNIPLRLVLTIPFVLLTVSTSGLIGYLSWQNGQRSVRHLAQQYIQEVEHRAETHIRSYLNTAHLVNENHANAIGTFGLTASNRLEQYLCRQLQLYPSVSATHLSDPEGNFIGIVRAPDGQIAVHQRQVSVDRTVRAARLNQQCDREQSLAPPGNFDPRDRPWYQAAVRNKQAVWSPIFAWKAAPVIGTNAALPIYNPNGSLRYVLGTSLVLSDISQYLRTRTISRSGQVFIVERNGSFVASSTTKEPFVTDSTGQPKRRSVFDTDAPLLKHSATYLQAQGGLERITQPQQFVTRFDRSNYFLQVFPLVDPRGIDWLVLVIVPEADFMEQISANTRSTLFLSLGALLGSILVGLWLTRSIVQPIRNLGSASVALAHGDWNEESQPQSAIAELQLLNRSFAAMADRIQHSFDQTQTRLNDILSSTITAICRFRIDQGQITYEYFSPSNAAVFGYTAEEFMNDPLLWRSRIHPDDQAAILSKMPPQSNEGSFSTEYRFYHKDGTLRWILDSVRFRRDQTGWIVTGVAIDNTARKQAEQALAESEATKNRILKAIPDLIIWMNADGTCLDVIESDSQPNLYPKLEAIGKSSFQLLPPDLAQARIQAIQQAQESGGVIIYEQQFQLSNTLLYEEVRVISVGDRVLVMVRDISDRHHIDRLKNEFISVVSHELRTPLTAIQGCLGLLETGVYDQRPEKAKRMLQLASMNSDRLVRLVNDILDLERLDSGKVELTKEHCMAQELMQKAVEGVSAIADQTAIALSIEPTPIQVWAAPDAIIQTLTNLLSNAIKFSPSHCTVSVSVHSQPNAVQFQVKDHGRGIPPDKLETIFGRFQQVDVSDSRQKGGTGLGLAICQSIVQQHGGNIWAESVLGQGSTFYFTLPNRSEKQHGEANFSD from the coding sequence ATGATGTTGTTCGATCGCCTTCGAGGTAAAAAACATCATAGCCCAAATATCCCTCTACGCCTGGTTTTGACGATTCCATTTGTCTTACTTACCGTGAGTACGAGTGGATTAATTGGCTATCTGTCTTGGCAGAACGGACAGCGATCGGTTCGTCATCTTGCACAGCAATACATTCAAGAAGTCGAACACCGGGCTGAAACTCACATTCGGTCTTATCTCAACACCGCGCATCTCGTGAACGAGAACCATGCGAATGCGATCGGAACATTCGGACTCACGGCTTCAAATCGGTTAGAACAATATCTTTGCCGCCAGCTTCAACTGTATCCGAGTGTGAGTGCCACGCACTTGAGTGATCCTGAAGGAAACTTTATCGGAATTGTTCGCGCCCCCGATGGACAGATCGCAGTTCATCAACGCCAAGTTTCAGTCGATCGTACAGTTCGAGCCGCTCGCTTGAACCAACAATGCGATCGCGAACAATCTCTAGCGCCTCCGGGTAACTTTGACCCGCGTGATCGTCCTTGGTATCAAGCAGCAGTGCGAAACAAGCAAGCCGTATGGAGTCCAATTTTTGCTTGGAAAGCGGCTCCTGTGATCGGAACGAATGCGGCACTTCCTATCTATAATCCCAATGGCAGTCTGCGTTATGTTCTCGGAACTTCACTGGTACTTTCAGATATTAGTCAATACCTGAGAACACGCACGATTAGTCGATCGGGACAAGTGTTTATTGTGGAGCGCAATGGTTCCTTTGTCGCGTCTTCGACCACAAAAGAGCCGTTTGTGACTGACTCTACCGGACAACCCAAACGCCGTTCTGTGTTCGACACTGATGCGCCGTTGCTCAAACACAGTGCAACTTATCTTCAAGCTCAAGGCGGTTTAGAACGCATCACCCAACCTCAGCAATTTGTAACGCGGTTTGATCGATCGAACTATTTTTTACAAGTGTTTCCGCTGGTTGATCCACGCGGGATTGATTGGCTTGTTCTGGTGATTGTGCCAGAAGCAGACTTTATGGAGCAGATCAGCGCAAATACTCGATCGACGCTGTTTCTCAGTCTTGGTGCATTGCTCGGTTCGATCCTCGTCGGACTCTGGCTTACCCGATCGATTGTGCAGCCGATCAGAAACTTGGGAAGCGCGAGTGTTGCTCTTGCCCACGGCGATTGGAATGAAGAGAGCCAACCCCAGAGCGCGATCGCAGAATTGCAACTGCTCAATCGATCGTTTGCTGCAATGGCAGATCGGATTCAACACTCGTTTGATCAGACTCAGACTCGATTAAATGACATTCTCAGCAGCACGATTACGGCGATTTGTCGGTTTCGGATTGATCAAGGGCAAATCACCTATGAATATTTTTCACCGAGTAATGCGGCAGTTTTTGGCTACACCGCAGAAGAATTCATGAATGATCCGTTACTTTGGCGATCGCGTATACATCCCGATGATCAAGCCGCGATTTTGTCAAAGATGCCGCCGCAATCTAACGAAGGGTCATTTTCAACCGAGTATCGTTTTTATCACAAAGACGGAACACTGCGCTGGATTCTAGATTCTGTCCGATTTCGTCGAGATCAAACAGGTTGGATTGTCACCGGAGTCGCGATCGACAACACCGCACGGAAACAAGCCGAGCAAGCCTTAGCCGAAAGCGAAGCGACTAAAAATCGAATTCTCAAAGCAATTCCTGACTTGATTATTTGGATGAATGCGGATGGAACTTGTCTGGATGTGATCGAGAGTGACAGTCAGCCGAATCTGTATCCGAAATTAGAAGCGATCGGTAAAAGCTCCTTTCAATTGCTGCCGCCGGATCTTGCCCAAGCCAGAATTCAAGCCATTCAACAAGCTCAGGAATCGGGCGGAGTGATCATCTATGAACAACAGTTTCAGCTATCTAACACGCTTCTATACGAAGAAGTGCGAGTGATCAGCGTGGGCGATCGAGTGTTAGTGATGGTTCGAGATATCAGCGATCGTCATCATATCGATCGCTTAAAAAATGAGTTTATCTCAGTGGTTAGTCATGAACTGCGAACACCATTAACTGCAATTCAAGGCTGTTTAGGTCTGCTCGAAACCGGAGTGTATGATCAGCGACCAGAAAAAGCAAAACGAATGTTACAGCTTGCATCAATGAACAGCGATCGCTTAGTGCGGCTAGTGAATGACATTCTCGACTTAGAACGGCTCGATTCCGGTAAAGTAGAACTGACCAAAGAACACTGCATGGCTCAAGAGTTAATGCAAAAAGCCGTTGAAGGTGTAAGCGCGATCGCTGATCAAACCGCGATCGCTTTATCGATCGAACCCACCCCAATTCAAGTCTGGGCTGCTCCGGATGCCATCATTCAAACCCTGACCAATCTCTTAAGCAACGCGATCAAATTCTCTCCCTCGCATTGTACCGTTTCAGTCTCAGTCCATTCCCAACCCAATGCCGTTCAGTTCCAAGTAAAAGATCACGGTCGCGGCATTCCCCCGGACAAGCTTGAAACGATTTTTGGGCGATTTCAGCAAGTGGATGTGTCGGATTCTCGCCAAAAAGGAGGAACCGGACTCGGATTAGCAATTTGTCAAAGCATTGTTCAACAGCATGGCGGTAATATCTGGGCGGAAAGTGTTCTTGGACAGGGCAGCACCTTTTATTTCACACTCCCGAATCGATCGGAGAAGCAGCATGGCGAAGCGAATTTTAGTGATTGA
- a CDS encoding multi-component transcriptional regulator, winged helix family (similar to AA sequence:cyanobase_aa:Ava_1629) gives MLKRNNFYKILTYNFYRSKKITEISLGTGLRKSTAFKQVAIMKILLVEDDSAIADLLSETLSAHHYVVDVAIDGQVGLSLATDWDYDLILLDLMIPKLDGISLCRQLRSQQCHKPILLLTAKDSSADIVRGLDAGADDYLTKPCDFPELLARIRALLRRGEIQLSPTVLNWGRLEVNLDSAEVLYAGQPVALSPKEYSLLVLFLRHPQRAFSRSEIIDRLWSIAACPGEGTVTNLIKDLRRKLKAAGMRADLLETVYGMGYRLRPAPLVELTAIHQVLAQYQNTFAARIDQLEQSIRSDPHSAAEEAHKLTGALGSFGYETGSTIARSIEQLLTQKQSFSAVERSHLFALIQQLKQELTQPPQALITSAVTKS, from the coding sequence ATGCTAAAGCGGAACAATTTCTACAAAATACTGACGTATAATTTTTACCGATCGAAAAAGATTACTGAGATTTCTTTAGGCACTGGCTTGAGGAAATCAACCGCATTTAAGCAAGTCGCCATTATGAAAATTCTATTGGTTGAGGATGACTCAGCGATCGCAGATTTATTGTCAGAGACTCTATCTGCTCATCATTATGTGGTTGATGTTGCGATCGATGGACAGGTGGGACTATCGCTGGCGACCGACTGGGACTATGACTTGATCTTATTGGATTTGATGATCCCCAAGCTAGATGGGATTAGCCTTTGTCGTCAATTGCGATCGCAGCAGTGCCACAAACCAATCTTGCTACTCACCGCAAAAGATTCGAGCGCAGACATTGTTCGGGGACTCGATGCAGGCGCAGATGACTACTTAACCAAGCCTTGTGATTTCCCTGAATTGTTAGCGCGAATCCGGGCATTACTGCGGCGCGGAGAAATCCAACTCTCACCGACGGTGCTGAACTGGGGAAGATTAGAAGTCAATCTCGATTCAGCAGAAGTCTTGTATGCTGGGCAACCCGTCGCTTTATCTCCGAAAGAGTATAGTTTGCTGGTCTTGTTTTTGCGACATCCGCAACGGGCATTTAGTCGGAGCGAAATTATCGATCGCTTGTGGTCGATCGCTGCGTGTCCCGGTGAAGGTACTGTAACGAATTTGATCAAAGATCTGCGGCGTAAACTTAAAGCGGCTGGAATGCGGGCAGATTTGCTGGAAACCGTTTACGGAATGGGATATCGACTCCGACCTGCACCACTTGTTGAGTTAACCGCAATTCATCAAGTTCTAGCACAGTATCAAAATACATTTGCTGCCCGAATTGATCAATTAGAACAATCGATTCGATCAGATCCTCACAGTGCTGCCGAAGAAGCACACAAGCTAACCGGAGCTTTAGGCTCATTCGGATACGAAACCGGATCAACCATTGCTCGATCGATTGAACAGTTACTAACTCAGAAACAGTCATTTAGTGCAGTGGAGCGATCGCATCTTTTCGCATTGATTCAACAATTAAAGCAAGAACTCACTCAGCCTCCACAAGCGTTAATTACCAGTGCCGTGACGAAATCATGA
- a CDS encoding glutathione-disulfide reductase (similar to AA sequence:cyanobase_aa:LBDG_27970): MNYDLFVIGAGPGGLSAAKRAAQYGAKVAIAESSHLGGTCTNLGCIPKKLMVYAADFAALANQAEDYGWTKPTLEFNWQRFKQIRDRELDRLRHVQQSALEKKGVEIIRGAAQLIDQHTIAVNDQKFTADKILIAVGGKPSKPKITGIEHTITSEEMFKLKQLPKRLAVIGGGYIGIEFSSVMRGFGVEVTLMNHGEMILEGFDEMISTTVKQRLIDRGIQIYCNTTADKIERVNNEIQLHLTGDSSDILTVDTVLCAIGRAPNLENLGLETVGVEFDKKAIAVDEFSRTNIPNIYAVGDCINRKQLTPVARAEGKAFAETVFNSQPSQIDSLVPSAVCSRPEAAMIGLTESEAREQFGDRIRCYQSEFTPLFETLTQQKSRSVVKYVTYDDRIVGIHLVGEDATEMIQGFSLAMKKGITKSEIDSAIAIHPSSAEELFAVD; this comes from the coding sequence ATGAACTATGACCTATTTGTGATTGGGGCGGGACCGGGTGGACTTTCTGCCGCCAAACGAGCCGCACAGTATGGCGCAAAAGTCGCGATCGCTGAATCCTCCCATCTCGGCGGAACCTGCACGAATCTCGGTTGCATTCCCAAAAAGCTCATGGTCTACGCTGCCGATTTTGCCGCTCTTGCTAATCAAGCAGAAGACTACGGCTGGACAAAGCCCACGCTCGAATTTAACTGGCAACGCTTCAAACAGATTCGCGATCGCGAACTCGATCGTCTCCGACACGTTCAACAATCCGCACTAGAAAAGAAGGGCGTTGAAATTATTCGCGGTGCAGCACAGTTAATTGATCAACATACGATCGCAGTAAATGATCAAAAATTCACCGCAGATAAAATCCTCATTGCAGTCGGTGGAAAGCCTTCTAAACCAAAAATCACAGGCATCGAACATACAATTACTTCAGAAGAGATGTTCAAGCTCAAACAATTACCAAAGCGATTAGCTGTGATCGGTGGTGGATACATCGGAATTGAATTTTCTAGTGTAATGCGTGGTTTTGGTGTGGAAGTTACTTTGATGAATCATGGAGAAATGATTCTCGAAGGGTTTGATGAAATGATCAGCACGACTGTAAAACAAAGATTGATCGATCGAGGAATTCAAATCTACTGCAACACCACAGCCGATAAGATCGAGCGTGTGAACAATGAAATTCAACTCCATTTAACTGGAGATAGTTCTGATATTCTCACTGTTGATACTGTTCTGTGTGCGATCGGTCGCGCTCCAAATCTAGAAAATCTTGGTTTAGAAACGGTTGGAGTTGAGTTTGATAAGAAAGCAATCGCGGTAGACGAGTTCAGCCGCACGAACATTCCAAACATCTATGCAGTCGGCGACTGTATCAATCGAAAACAACTCACTCCGGTTGCACGAGCCGAAGGAAAAGCGTTTGCAGAAACGGTATTTAACAGTCAACCATCCCAAATCGATTCATTGGTTCCGTCTGCGGTTTGTTCTCGCCCGGAAGCTGCGATGATTGGATTAACTGAATCGGAAGCACGAGAGCAATTTGGCGATCGTATTCGATGTTACCAGTCCGAATTCACGCCACTGTTCGAGACGTTGACTCAGCAGAAATCCCGGAGCGTTGTAAAATACGTTACTTACGACGATCGCATTGTTGGCATTCATCTTGTCGGAGAAGATGCCACAGAGATGATTCAGGGATTTAGCTTAGCGATGAAAAAGGGCATTACGAAATCTGAGATAGATAGCGCGATCGCGATTCATCCCTCATCGGCTGAAGAACTTTTCGCCGTTGATTAG
- a CDS encoding hypothetical protein (similar to AA sequence:cyanobase_aa:LBDG_27960): protein MSEKLKKGDHVEWNTSGGKTEGDIKEIITEPTDFKGHHFEASKENPEYLVESSKSGKDAIHKEEQLKKSKEKK, encoded by the coding sequence ATGAGTGAGAAATTGAAAAAGGGCGACCATGTAGAGTGGAATACCTCTGGTGGCAAAACGGAAGGCGACATTAAAGAAATCATCACTGAGCCAACCGATTTTAAGGGACATCATTTTGAAGCATCGAAAGAGAATCCTGAGTATTTAGTCGAAAGTTCAAAGAGTGGAAAAGATGCCATTCATAAAGAAGAACAATTGAAAAAGTCGAAGGAGAAAAAGTAA